CTTCCTCTACACCTTTTTTAAGCGATTCTTGTAGGGATAGTATTTCATTAATCGTTTTTAACGAGCTTTCTGCGGCAGCTTGATGCTCGGTCGTTTTAAGGGCCGCAGTTCTTGCGGACTCCTCAAGGTCGGATGTCTTTTGCTTTAATAAAACTTCTAGATCGTTTATTCTTGGAATCGTCTCCTCTCTGTTTGCTTTGCCTTTTGTTTCGAGGGAAATGTTTCCTATCTTAGCTGCGATTTCGTTCTTAAATTGCTCGAAGTCATCCTTCTTGAGGTAGCCCAGGAAATCCATAGTCGTCTCGTAGAAAAAATTTTTGAGGAAATTATCAAAAGATAAACGTAGCTATCTATGTATCATTTTTTTAAAGATGCATAAAGTTGCTTGTAGCATAGCTAAAATCACCGAACTAAATTTTTTGCGTTACGCAAATGCCTTCTAACCCCCTCCCGATCCCTCTCATTCCGGTTCTGGCTCATTTTCCATTTGCCCTGTAATTGGGTAACCGCTAATTCAATACCCACTACCGCCTTGATTTGAGCGTTCAAATAGCCTTCTGGGGCGTCTTCCTGTTGCCAGGGGCGGGGCTGGGTGGCTTCCTGCTGGGTGGTGAGAGCGGAGAGTAATTGGCGTAGGGCCTGGGGCTCGGTGATGATGTGGAGGGGGCCCTGGGCTTCCACCACGGCGTAGTTCCAGGTGGGGGCAACCTTGCCGTGTTCCTGTTTGCTGGGATACCAGTTGGGGGTGATATAGGCGTTGGGGCCCGTGAATACGGCCAGGGCTGGGATGTCTGGGTTAAAGCGCTGCCATTGGGGGTTGGCCCGGGCTAGGTGGCCCCGCAGCACCCCCTGGGGCGCGCCTTCCCGGGGCGTGGGGTCATAGAGCAGGGGCACGGGGCTGAAGTCCAGGCCCTCCGGCCCCAGGGTGACCAGACTGGCCAGGGGGTATTGCCCCATCAATTCCGCCAGGGTGGCCGGGTCGCTTTCACGAAAATGGCTGGGGTTGTACATGGGCGGGCCTAAGGGGCGAGGGGGGTGAGATGGGGAAAGCGCCGCTCCAATGGTTGGCGGGCGGTGATTGCCTCCGCGCTTCGCCCCTGGGCCTGGAGCCAGGCGCTGAGCCGTTCTTCATCTTCCGGGGTCTGGTCATCCGCTGCCCTGGCCTGTTCCAGGTGGGTCAAGGCTTCTTCTCGTTGTCCCAATTGCCATTCGGCCTGGGCCAGGAGGGAGAGGGCGGGGTGGTGGTAGGGGTGGAGGGCCAGGGCCTGGCGGGCGGTGGCGGCGGCCTCCGCCGGGGCGCCGTCCTTGAGTAGGGCCTGGGCCTGGGCGGTGAGGGCCTGGATACGGGGCACCAGCTCCCGATCCAGGTGCCAGCGTATGCCCCGCTGGGCGAATTCCCGGGCGTGGTGGGGGTGGGCCTGGTGGTCCGGGCGCAGCTCGTAAAAGCAGGTGTGGGCGTTGTTGCTGGCCCAGGTCATGTTTTTCAGCTCATTGAAGAGCAGCCGGTCTTCTCCCGTGCCGTCGTCAAAGGCGGCCAGGGACCAGAGGGGCAGGTAGAAGAGGGTGGCTTCCCGGTCCAGAAGCAGGTTGCTGGGGCTGACGAAACCGCCGTAGCGTTCTGCGTTAATGCCCTTGCCCGGCCCCAAGGAATCCCATTCGTCCGGGCAGAGGGGCCAGCCGGTGACCTGATCCACCATCCAGCGCAGGGAGAAAGCCCATTGCTTGCCCGCTACAGCGGTGAGCAGGCTGGAAAGGTGGTTGCCGGCGTACCAGTCGTCGTCATCCAGATAGGCCAGATAACGGCTGTTGGCGGCAAAGGAAAGAATGGTGCGCAGGGCGCCGCTGTAATGGTTGCTGAACAGCCCCCCGTGGCGCTTGGAGGTGGAATAGCCCGGGTTGAAAAGATAGAGGCTGACCTTGGCCGGGCATTCCGCCACCAGTGTATCCAGCAGGGATTCCAGACCGGGTTCCGCCTTATCCACCCCGATAAGGAGCTGGATGCGGCCGTCCATATCCTGGTGAAAGACGGAGCGGGCGGCCCGCAGCAGGCTGGGGCGGCCCGTGGTGGGCAGGATGACGGCCACGTCAAAGGGCCGCTGGGCGTCTTCTCCGTGGGTCAGGGGCTGGAGCAGGGAAGTGGGGGCGGGGGCGATGGGCATGGGGTAGCAAAAGAAAGCCCGGCGGGGCCGGGGCGACGGAGCCATTGTACGACAGGGGAATAGGCGGGCAAGGGGCGGGGGCCTTTGCCGGGCGGTGTTAGCCCTTGGGGGAGGGGAAAGCTCCTTGGGCCGGGGAAGGGGGTTGCCGTTTTTCGTTGCGGCGAACGGTGCACAAAAAAGCCGGAGCAAGGCTCCGGCTGGGGCGGGGGGGGCTGTTCCGACCCCCGTCTTTCGGGGGAGGGGACGGGGCGGCCGACTTTTAGCCTGGGCGTTAAGCCACCCGGAAGCCGGAAATGGCCTGGTGCAGCCGTTCCGCCAGGGCGTGGAGCTGGTCACTGGCCTGGCTCACGCTCTGGGTGGCGGCGTGGGATTCCTCCGCCGTGCCGGCGATCCGTTCCATATTCTGGGCGATGTCCGTGGCCGCGTGCTGTTGTTCTGCCACGGAGGCGGAAATTTCATCCACCCCGTGGGCCGAGCCTTCCACCGCCTGGCGGGCGTGGGTGAGCTTGCTTTCCACCGCTTCCGCCAGTTCCCGGCTGGCCGCAATAGCCTGTTCCCCGGCGCTGATGGC
This sequence is a window from Azospira inquinata. Protein-coding genes within it:
- a CDS encoding FMN-binding negative transcriptional regulator is translated as MYNPSHFRESDPATLAELMGQYPLASLVTLGPEGLDFSPVPLLYDPTPREGAPQGVLRGHLARANPQWQRFNPDIPALAVFTGPNAYITPNWYPSKQEHGKVAPTWNYAVVEAQGPLHIITEPQALRQLLSALTTQQEATQPRPWQQEDAPEGYLNAQIKAVVGIELAVTQLQGKWKMSQNRNERDREGVRRHLRNAKNLVR
- a CDS encoding tetratricopeptide repeat protein yields the protein MPIAPAPTSLLQPLTHGEDAQRPFDVAVILPTTGRPSLLRAARSVFHQDMDGRIQLLIGVDKAEPGLESLLDTLVAECPAKVSLYLFNPGYSTSKRHGGLFSNHYSGALRTILSFAANSRYLAYLDDDDWYAGNHLSSLLTAVAGKQWAFSLRWMVDQVTGWPLCPDEWDSLGPGKGINAERYGGFVSPSNLLLDREATLFYLPLWSLAAFDDGTGEDRLLFNELKNMTWASNNAHTCFYELRPDHQAHPHHAREFAQRGIRWHLDRELVPRIQALTAQAQALLKDGAPAEAAATARQALALHPYHHPALSLLAQAEWQLGQREEALTHLEQARAADDQTPEDEERLSAWLQAQGRSAEAITARQPLERRFPHLTPLAP